The genomic stretch AAAAGAATGGAACAACATGCTCCAATGCAGCATATTCTCTGTGCTTTCATGTGTTTTCAGCAGGTGCCACTGCTGGTAATGAAACCAATGTAATTTAGAGAAATGTAGGGGAGACCAGGGCACAACCTGACgcttttagtttttcttttaagTTTCAAAATCATCCCACCACTCACATAGGACAAGCAGGTTACTAAAAGTAAGTGAAAACAAATGTATCATTATTCTTCTGGTGAAACTGTAAAATTCCCATATGTCCCTCATTAGTTTGTTCCCCAGTCTGCCCTATGTGTTATTTTCGAACAGAACAaattttcaccatgtagaaattacagcattttGTATCTACAGTATGCAAAGTACCCCCCTTTCTAGCTTCTGGATTCTCCCCTTGTGCACCAGGAGTTCAGGCCTTCTGTGCTTGTCCTTGGAGCTGATGTAGCTGCTCCCATAGGTGAAATGGTAATGTAAAatccaaacacacagacctcaGGCACATTCTCACTCTTCATTAGTTTTTACAAAATGACAGGGTAggacaaaatgtaaatatttttaagaATGATATTTAGGCCTTGTTacacaataattatttgaaatgcataCTCATATTTGCACTTTCAGAAATATCGCGACAGtgcaggtacatttttgttcttcaaagatcaaatttcccaaatgtaccctaaaagtacagtactgttctctttgggtgcaGATGAGTAAGTTTTTCTAAGCAATCaagatacaaattaattatatatattgctggctcagtgtacaattttatgtacctatggGGTACCACCctagcgacaagcatttgtaccttttttggcacttttGGTAACTTTATTTCTGCGAGTGTGGGcgaggcgacatggctcaggccgtaagagcagtcatctggcagttggagggttgccggttcgatccccggcccgggctgtgtcgaagtgtccctgagcaagactcctaacccccaaatgctcctgacgccttgcatggcagccaatcgccgtcggtgtgtgagtgtgcgtatgaatgggtgaatgagaagcatcaattgtacagcgctttggataaaggcgcaatatgaatgccaactatttaccatttaccatttataacatagtggctaatgtgcttgactgggacatggaagactggtggttcaagccccactgAAACCAGAAGACCCAGGGGGaatttgatgtaaaaaaaatctatccTGACAAGAAGATGAAAAGAATTCAGctttgcattttttcttttcctgttctGTCCCCATGgctgtgaatgaatgaacatacagtactgtgacgGTGTCATTGACAAGTGTTAAACTTGGGTCCACGAGAGTCAGCGGTTGTGCTTCTCACAAGCATCCGTAGACACGTGTATATGTATATCATATGCAGGGTGCAATTTGTgaaagaagcagatggcagtTCGgacatttcaaaaaaaaaaaaattgtctaaAAATGCATACACTGTGATGGTGAAAATCCAGATGGCAGCAGAGCACAGGACAAAAGTTGAAAATTAATCCAAATGAATGATGTAATTACCATGACAATGACAGCTTTGAAAGAAGAAATGTTTACTGATTTGATACAGCAGTCATGAAGTCAGCATCCAAAAACTTGCTAATCAAATGGCAAAGATGTTCTGATGGAGTGCAGTGCATTTACGATGCGGGGACCATTGCCAATGCAGTGTGTCCTATATTTGAGCGTTGAGAGATGTTTACCACGTGTGTCACAGATGTTTTCTTACAGACAGTTTACTTGCATCTCAAAATCCCCAGTGTTCCACATAGCCCGCTACAACCTGTACCAATACAACAATCTCATAGGCTGagaccacatactgtatgtcggGATATGAAGTTCAACTGAAAGTGTATTCTGGCATGGTCTAGCACACAGTGAAAGTGTTCATCATGTTCCTGAACAGAAGAGCCCCAGATGAGGATATTGTCCAGCACAATTTCATATGGCTACCAAAACGTCACTGTGGAGATTTCTTATGGCTTCTGCTGGAAATTGTGCCTGCCGACTGGAGTCATGAATGCACCTGCCATCTGGGCTCCTTCCCtaaggatggcaccccactgatcctCCTAGCAGACTTCAGTATCTGCCTcaaagcctcccaggctgctgcgctcctttgacctctccctgcaacactctccccccccaacccacaagGTGAGCAAcatcctagaccttgtctttgttaGGAAGTGCTCATGCTCTTATTTCACgattacccctctgcatacatctgatcaccacttaatttccttctccctcctcctttcactctaccctctctcccctcctcccacctccactATTTCAGCCCGTCGTAGCCTTCATTCCGGTCTCAGCCTCTTCCTTTGCTCACACTGTCACCGCTtcgctcccccctctcgaatccttctccaaccTCCTCAGCGACTCTGCCACCCTGCTTTCATCCATGAGCTCCAGGACCAGCCTTCGCACAGCTTAGTGGAAGTGGGGGAAAACCGAGGACCCATCGAACCTCTCaatctctcctggcggcattctcttctgctgtcatcACTGTCAAGGTAAATTAcgatcaaacacaaattcattaATCCACTTCTAACGCTGAGAAACTATTCTCATTTATTTCCTCTCCTCAGCACGCCTCCGCTTCCGCCAAAGTcgtccttcgctgctgatgactttgcagattTCTGCAAAGTCTCTTTGCCCATCCCCTCTTTCAGAACTTTTTCGTCTATTACAGACTTGGAAGTTTCCCTACCCTATAGACAATCACACCTGATATCcttccatttgtcacctcccttatgaacgcctccctgtcttctggctgttttccatcatcgttcaagagggcccacatcaccccgttGCTGAAATAGCTCACCCTggacccctccatcatccagaattACAGCCCAGTATTTCTTATTccatttttatccaaaacaattgaacgagctgcttctaactgactctcttctttcttttccaagaACAACCTGCTCGACCCCTGCCAGTCTGGCTTCTGATCTGGCCACTAGACAgggactgcactcctctccatTAGTGaatcacttcatgccgcacaagcagcctccctctccgcTGTCCTGATTCTTCTCgacctctctgctgcctttgacactgtggatcactccatcctcctgtcctccttgTCAGTAAAAGGGATCTGCGGCACATCCCTGAACTAGATcaagtcctacctctctggtcactctTTCCAGGTTGCTACaagagttccccagggctcagtccttggcccgcttcttttctccctttacattagatcccttggccctgttattactgctcatGGTTTGTTCTATCACggctatgctgatgacatccAACTCTTTTTCTCATTCTCACCATCTGACaaagtggaaaaagtgaaggtCATACCAGTGGAGCCTCTGACCTCCTttaagcgcagactgaagacaagctgcacctctccccacccctgcACTTTGTTctacctcgctctggataagagcgtttgccaaattcCAACAATGTAATCTAATTTCATGGATGTACCTGCCGACTCCGGTCACAAATTCTCCCATATGTGGTCATTCCAGTTCTGCAAATGGAGCTGTAAATGGTCAGTCAACTATTGGTAGTCATGAAGGGCAGTTTGCCACTGGGACACTGTGTCATAGCTGCACTGCACATGTAAGAGCTCTCACTGGAGCAAGATGGAATACAGCAATAAACATTACAGGTTGAGTCTAGGACTATTTGTCTGCAGTGATACGTGGTTAATATGACCATTAATAGACCATTTCCTCAGTGTATTTATGTGAGTGTACTTCGCTGCTTCTGAGTAGTTGTGAAGCAGTCACTTTATAATTGCTTCTCAAGCAAGAATTTTGTTTATTGGACCATATAGTCCTGCTTGAAATTGTCAAAGCAGTACAGTCTCTTCCATAACTTTTAAAACAGTCAGCCTACTGTTTAGTGCCTGGCCAAAtcaatttcaatattttttttaatttgtctaGCCCTTTATAACAAAGAGGCTTTATAGAGAACCGTCCCCAAGAGTACACCAAGGGTAACAGTGGCAAggataacaggaagaaaccttgagcagaatcTGACTCAGGGgtaacccatctgccgctggttggcaccggtttgttttaaaaatggtaTTACATGGAAACAGATTAATTATAGTGTGTAAATGTTCAATCCAAATTAATTAAGTCCAAGCAAAGATGGCTCCGGTCATGTAGagagatggcaggaacaccaatgggtgccACATCGTCATGTAAATTAAATAAtccttttctgtgtttttctggtaTGGAAATTGAGTTGTGAGCTGCAAGGTATAATTTCAGGTCCTAGATGTTTCAAGAATAATCCTCTTATCAAGCAACTTTACAAGAATCTCCTCAGAACATATCGAGCTATCTAAAATGTGGTTTTCATCCAGGCCATCGTCATCATAAATTATTAAGTGTTTTATAACTtactctggttcctcagtggtggaatggctCGCCTACCACCagcagaatccccccccccccccccccagaccccagactaaaaacacaccttttcaaactatatcTTAgtcctcctgatttcccccccccccctttccaatatccaacccaaaaaatgttttttcatgatgactgctttttgtttagaacagcctttcatgtgtattttactagttatggatttgatgctttaacctgtcgaagaacctatgcacttgtaaatcgctttggattaaatgccaaatgactaaaatgtaaatgtaaaatttatattttgaaatagtTTCCCAAATGTCTATAGTCTATACACTGACCCCCTACTGTACCTTCAAGAACCAAGCACCCACTGTTGAAAACCCAGGATCAAGTAGAAAGTGTGTGAAATAATATCTACCTTAACCACCCAATGAAAGTCACTCATGTGACTGGGAAATACTGCTAAGCAAGTACTgtgaatggtgcaaaacaaagGTATTGACACCCCTATCTCTACCCCCCACCCCGTCGCAAATTAACATCCACACATCAAGATTTACTTGCTTGTGATTTATTCCAGCTGGAATGATTCCCATACTTGGGTGAGTTTGCACAGACACCAGAACAAAGTCGCAAAAGTTAAAGGTATCGATGTTCAGATCAGATCATTCAGATCTAGCAGAGCTGTTGAAAAGAGGTAATGGgtagagcagccaatcaggagccagagAAGGAATGTCTATCTCTTGGTTGGTTTTTGAGATGGTTCCACAGTTATGCGTTGGATTGTGGCATCTCCACCaaagtatatgtatttgtatttcttgtCACCCAGACGGTTGGGGAACTGCAACTTGTCGCCGTTCGCTAGATAAATGTCGAAAGTGTCAAAGTTGAAGACAATGGTCACCTGGGAAATAAAAGGAGAATGTAGGGAAGTTAAAATGAGGGATAGTGAGTGAAGGCAAGAATAATAAGTTACCAAGAATGTATCCATAGAATGCTGGCTACTGATTGTTGGATGAAGTTCCTAATCTTAATGTATTACATGAGAATTTCCTTTAGCAGTTACAGGTGCAGAGGACTTGATGAAGGCaactccaactcagtgtctccctgtcccagGCCTCACCTCAAACTCCTTCCCTGCCTCGAAGGGGAAGTTTCCATCCCTCTGCTCTTCTTTCCAGGAGTTGCCCTCCTTCGAGTTCATGACTATGGTGCGGACGTCCCCATAAATGTTGAAGCGTGGGTTAAAGTGCAGCGCAATATTTTCCGTGGAGCGGCCCACATTGATCATGAAACTGGGACAGAAACAGAGTAGGACAAGGGAGGGCAACCAATTAGACTGCCGAAAGTGTGTAGAGGGTTTCCTGGACATTTGTAACAAGACAGATGGATAATCATCCAACATAACTCTGGGACAACTTTCACTCTTTCTTGCCATTACTACCATGTCAGTTGTCATTTAGTTACCCGCAAGGTGATTTAGCAAGTAGTAACGGGGATCATCGAGAGAGAAGCTGTAATGACTCACCGAATCGGATCGGGTTTGATGACACCGCTGACCTTCAGTTCCATTCCATTACTGAAGGAAAGGTTTTTCAGTACCGGATACTGTTCATAACAGAGTAGAAGAAGCATTCAAATGTATCTGCATTCCATACACTGGCTCTATCTCATCTTATGGTCATGATAATAGAAGGTCATa from Conger conger chromosome 2, fConCon1.1, whole genome shotgun sequence encodes the following:
- the LOC133121324 gene encoding galactose-binding lectin l-1-like encodes the protein MELKVSGVIKPDPIRFMINVGRSTENIALHFNPRFNIYGDVRTIVMNSKEGNSWKEEQRDGNFPFEAGKEFEVTIVFNFDTFDIYLANGDKLQFPNRLGDKKYKYIYFGGDATIQRITVEPSQKPTKR